In a genomic window of Candidatus Competibacteraceae bacterium:
- a CDS encoding methylmalonyl-CoA mutase family protein: MSAVVSQFKSPSPGVDKAILRNKIRFVTATSLFDGHDASINIMRRILQGSGAEVIHLGHNRSVEEIVTAALQEDAQGIAVSSYQGGHVEFFKYMLDLLRERGGENIKVFGGGGGVIVPEEIRELHDYGVTRLFSPEDGQALGLQGMIDHMLTVCDTDPGQYAPKTLDEIKAGDWRALSRLITALENRTVATDLRQQILNEAKARTVPVLGVTGTGGSGKSSLTDELVRRFRLDQDDRLKIAVIAADPSRRKTGGALLGDRIRMNAISGPNLYMRSLATRAAGSEVPETLGEIIAACKLAGFDLLIVETSGIGQGDAAIVPLVDRSLYVMTPEFGAASQLEKIDMLDFADAVAINKFDRKGAEDALRDVRKQVQRNHKAFGQSPDDMAVYGTIAARFNDNGVTALYQGLVSLLRDKGLKLAPGHLPAAVGKASTSKTVIVPAARARYLAEIADTVRDYHREVNKQVKLIRQRQQLRSVMSLLEADGKSTADLQPLLDKVELEVDAHARKLVDMWPQVKESYSGDEYVVKIRDKEIRTKLTTRSLSGSRIPKVSLPRFDEHGELLRWMMLENLPGSFPYTAGVFAFKRENEDPTRMFAGEGDPFRTNRRFKKLSEHAEATRLSTAFDSVTLYGFDPNERPDIYGKVGNSGVSIATLDDLKVLYSGFEVCAPTTSVSMTINGPAPIILAMYFNNAFDHQIAKFERDNHRPPTDDEIEKIKLWVLKNLRGTVQADILKEDQGQNTCIFSTEFALKMMGDIQEYFVHHGVQNFYSVSISGYHIAEAGANPISQLAFTLANGFTYVEAYLARGMHIDDFAPNLSFFFSNGMDPEYSVMGRVARRIWATAMRYKYGANERSQKLKYHIQTSGRSLHAQEMDFNDIRTTLQALIAIYDNCNSLHTNAYDEAITTPTEESVRRAMAVQLIINREWGLAKNENPNQGAFIIDELTDLVEEAVMQEFERISERGGVLGAMETGYQRGKIQEESLYYETIKHDGSFPIIGVNTFRNPNAKPDEVKIELARSTDEEKQSQLRRLRDFQERNRKDSGPMLARLRQAAINNENLFAVLVEAVRCCSLGQITTALFEVGGQYRRNM, from the coding sequence ATGTCCGCGGTCGTCAGTCAGTTTAAATCCCCCTCGCCCGGCGTCGATAAGGCCATACTTCGGAACAAAATCCGTTTTGTGACCGCCACCAGCTTGTTCGACGGCCATGACGCCTCCATCAACATCATGCGCCGCATCCTCCAGGGCAGCGGCGCGGAAGTGATCCATCTCGGCCACAACCGCTCGGTGGAGGAAATCGTCACCGCCGCCCTGCAAGAGGACGCCCAAGGCATCGCCGTCAGCTCCTATCAAGGCGGTCACGTCGAATTCTTCAAGTACATGCTCGACTTGCTGCGCGAACGCGGCGGCGAGAACATCAAGGTGTTCGGCGGCGGTGGCGGCGTGATCGTGCCGGAGGAAATCCGCGAGCTGCACGACTACGGCGTGACTCGGCTGTTCTCGCCGGAAGACGGTCAGGCGCTGGGTTTGCAGGGCATGATCGACCACATGCTGACGGTCTGCGACACCGACCCCGGCCAATACGCACCCAAGACGCTGGACGAGATCAAGGCCGGTGACTGGCGAGCCTTGTCCCGGTTGATTACCGCGTTGGAAAATCGCACGGTCGCCACCGATTTGCGCCAGCAAATTCTCAACGAAGCCAAGGCCCGCACCGTGCCGGTGCTGGGCGTCACCGGCACCGGCGGTTCCGGCAAATCCTCGCTGACCGACGAGCTGGTGCGGCGCTTCCGACTCGATCAGGACGACCGGCTGAAGATCGCGGTCATCGCCGCCGACCCGTCGCGGCGCAAGACCGGCGGCGCGCTGCTCGGCGACCGCATCCGCATGAACGCCATCAGCGGCCCCAATCTGTACATGCGCTCGCTGGCGACCCGCGCCGCCGGCAGCGAAGTGCCCGAAACCCTGGGTGAAATCATCGCCGCCTGCAAATTGGCCGGGTTCGACCTGCTGATCGTGGAAACCTCCGGCATCGGTCAGGGTGACGCCGCCATCGTGCCGCTGGTGGATCGTTCGCTGTACGTAATGACCCCGGAATTCGGCGCGGCTTCCCAGTTGGAAAAGATCGACATGCTCGATTTCGCCGATGCGGTGGCGATCAATAAATTCGACCGCAAGGGCGCGGAAGACGCGCTGCGCGACGTGCGCAAGCAGGTGCAACGCAACCACAAAGCCTTCGGTCAGTCGCCCGATGACATGGCGGTCTATGGCACCATCGCCGCCCGTTTCAACGACAACGGGGTAACGGCGCTCTATCAGGGCCTGGTCAGCTTGCTGCGCGACAAGGGCCTAAAACTGGCGCCGGGCCATTTGCCGGCCGCCGTGGGAAAGGCGTCAACCAGTAAGACCGTCATCGTCCCAGCGGCGCGCGCCCGCTATCTGGCTGAAATCGCCGATACCGTGCGCGACTATCACCGGGAAGTAAACAAGCAGGTCAAGCTGATCCGCCAGCGCCAGCAGTTGCGTTCGGTGATGAGCTTGTTGGAGGCCGACGGCAAATCGACCGCCGACCTGCAACCGCTGCTCGACAAGGTGGAACTCGAAGTCGATGCGCACGCTCGCAAGCTGGTCGATATGTGGCCGCAGGTGAAGGAAAGCTACAGCGGCGACGAGTACGTGGTGAAAATCCGCGACAAGGAAATCCGCACCAAACTGACCACTCGCTCGCTGTCCGGCAGCCGGATTCCCAAGGTGTCGCTGCCGCGCTTCGACGAACACGGCGAGCTGTTGCGCTGGATGATGCTGGAAAATTTGCCCGGCAGCTTCCCGTACACGGCGGGTGTGTTCGCCTTCAAGCGGGAGAACGAAGACCCGACCCGGATGTTCGCCGGCGAAGGCGACCCGTTCCGCACCAACCGCCGCTTCAAGAAATTGTCCGAACACGCCGAGGCCACCCGGCTATCCACCGCTTTCGACTCGGTGACGCTGTACGGCTTCGACCCGAACGAGCGGCCGGACATCTACGGCAAGGTCGGCAATTCCGGGGTGTCCATCGCCACGCTGGACGATTTGAAGGTGTTGTATTCCGGCTTTGAGGTGTGCGCGCCCACCACCTCGGTGTCAATGACCATCAACGGCCCGGCGCCGATCATCCTGGCGATGTATTTCAACAACGCTTTCGACCATCAGATCGCGAAGTTCGAGCGCGACAACCACCGCCCGCCGACCGACGACGAGATTGAGAAGATCAAGCTTTGGGTCTTGAAAAACCTGCGCGGCACGGTGCAGGCGGACATTCTCAAGGAGGATCAAGGCCAGAACACCTGCATCTTCTCGACCGAATTCGCGCTGAAGATGATGGGCGATATTCAAGAATATTTCGTCCATCACGGCGTGCAGAATTTCTATTCGGTGTCGATCTCCGGCTATCACATCGCCGAAGCCGGGGCCAACCCCATCTCGCAACTGGCGTTCACCCTGGCCAACGGTTTCACCTACGTCGAAGCCTATCTGGCGCGCGGGATGCACATCGACGACTTCGCGCCCAATCTGTCGTTCTTCTTCAGCAACGGCATGGACCCCGAATATTCGGTGATGGGCCGGGTGGCGCGGCGGATCTGGGCCACCGCGATGCGCTACAAATACGGGGCGAACGAGCGCAGCCAGAAGCTGAAATATCACATCCAAACTTCTGGCCGCTCGCTGCACGCCCAGGAGATGGATTTCAACGACATCCGCACCACGCTGCAAGCGCTGATCGCCATTTACGACAACTGCAACTCCTTGCACACCAACGCCTACGACGAGGCGATCACCACCCCGACCGAGGAGTCGGTGCGGCGGGCGATGGCGGTGCAGCTCATCATCAACCGGGAATGGGGTTTGGCCAAGAATGAGAACCCGAACCAGGGCGCGTTCATCATCGACGAGCTGACCGATCTAGTCGAAGAAGCGGTGATGCAGGAGTTCGAGCGGATCAGCGAGCGCGGCGGGGTGCTGGGGGCGATGGAAACCGGCTACCAGCGCGGCAAGATCCAGGAAGAATCGTTATATTACGAAACCATCAAACACGATGGCAGCTTCCCGATCATCGGCGTCAACACCTTCCGCAACCCGAACGCCAAGCCCGATGAGGTCAAGATCGAGCTGGCCCGTTCCACCGACGAGGAAAAGCAAAGCCAGTTGCGGCGGCTGCGCGATTTCCAAGAGCGCAACCGCAAGGACAGCGGCCCGATGCTGGCGCGGTTGCGGCAAGCGGCGATCAACAACGAAAACCTGTTCGCGGTGCTGGTGGAGGCGGTGCGCTGCTGTTCGCTGGGGCAGATCACCACCGCGCTGTTTGAGGTCGGCGGGCAGTATCGGCGGAATATGTAG
- a CDS encoding helix-turn-helix domain-containing protein, with protein sequence MPLTTKPMTDAELAALEEGRDFHADLLQSIREMKAGQGTVVYSPVIAARTAAGLSQAQFASLMGVSVRTLQDWEQGRRQPSGAARTLIKVAERHPEVLRELTA encoded by the coding sequence ATGCCCTTGACCACTAAACCGATGACTGATGCTGAATTAGCCGCCCTTGAAGAAGGGCGTGATTTTCACGCTGATTTGCTCCAGTCCATCCGAGAAATGAAAGCAGGTCAGGGAACAGTTGTCTATTCGCCCGTTATTGCTGCTCGCACGGCTGCTGGTCTGTCACAGGCGCAGTTCGCATCCTTGATGGGTGTATCCGTTCGCACCTTGCAGGATTGGGAGCAGGGGCGGCGTCAGCCGTCGGGCGCGGCAAGAACCTTGATTAAGGTAGCCGAGCGTCACCCTGAAGTGTTACGAGAATTGACGGCCTAG
- a CDS encoding transcriptional regulator — protein sequence MRTVIETPLFSKLWPRYWHEDERGEFAAFLAKNPEAGDVIQGTGGLRKVRWSRAGSGKSSGVRVIYFTHNAAGEIVLLLLYAKSERDSMTAMQLLEIKHALDH from the coding sequence ATACGCACCGTTATTGAAACCCCTTTGTTCTCGAAACTCTGGCCGCGTTATTGGCACGAGGACGAGCGTGGTGAATTTGCGGCTTTTCTGGCTAAAAACCCGGAGGCGGGCGATGTCATCCAAGGCACAGGCGGCTTGCGTAAAGTGCGTTGGAGTCGCGCAGGTTCAGGTAAATCCAGCGGCGTCCGAGTCATTTACTTCACCCACAACGCTGCTGGAGAAATTGTGCTACTTCTGCTCTACGCGAAATCCGAGCGGGACTCAATGACCGCGATGCAATTGCTGGAGATCAAACATGCCCTTGACCACTAA
- a CDS encoding ankyrin repeat domain-containing protein, whose amino-acid sequence MTNDMLTAADGAAESELHGAAWSGDLEQVKHVVTAGADVNWADSIGETALFGASAWGHAAVVRCLLMLGANPNLQNQDGVTPLHWAASHGNVDTIRALVEAGADPTVPDKRNRLPIDAAHEHGKGAHVAVLKTVGPPIASRRKPK is encoded by the coding sequence ATGACTAACGACATGCTTACGGCCGCTGACGGAGCTGCGGAGTCTGAGCTCCACGGCGCTGCATGGTCCGGCGACCTCGAACAGGTTAAGCACGTAGTAACCGCTGGCGCCGATGTGAACTGGGCAGACTCTATCGGCGAGACCGCACTATTTGGAGCCTCAGCTTGGGGGCACGCGGCCGTCGTTCGCTGTCTCCTTATGCTAGGAGCGAACCCTAACCTCCAAAATCAGGACGGGGTTACACCGCTGCATTGGGCGGCGAGCCACGGCAATGTCGATACGATACGAGCTCTCGTCGAAGCTGGCGCTGATCCAACCGTCCCGGATAAGCGAAATCGACTACCAATTGATGCGGCCCACGAACACGGAAAGGGCGCACATGTAGCTGTACTCAAAACCGTCGGTCCGCCAATCGCGTCTCGGCGGAAGCCGAAATGA
- a CDS encoding GFA family protein has product MTEKTGRCLCGAVSFTLTAEPLATRICWCRDCQHLAANGSVNLLVRTEDLVVSGPLSEYTKKADSGDEVTRQFCPSCGSHLFGKVATRPQFRVVRVGNLDDPSSIKPDMNIWVASAPRWACLDPALETVEHQPQPPK; this is encoded by the coding sequence ATGACTGAGAAAACAGGACGCTGCCTCTGTGGGGCAGTGAGTTTCACGCTGACCGCTGAACCTCTTGCAACTCGTATCTGCTGGTGCCGGGACTGCCAGCATCTGGCGGCGAATGGATCGGTCAATCTACTGGTGCGCACTGAAGATCTTGTTGTTTCTGGGCCGCTTTCCGAATATACGAAGAAGGCAGATAGCGGTGATGAGGTGACCAGGCAATTCTGTCCAAGTTGTGGCTCGCACCTTTTCGGCAAAGTGGCGACAAGGCCACAGTTTCGGGTCGTGCGCGTCGGTAATCTGGATGATCCCTCATCAATTAAGCCGGACATGAATATTTGGGTGGCGAGTGCGCCTCGCTGGGCCTGTCTTGACCCAGCCCTGGAGACAGTAGAGCACCAACCTCAACCTCCAAAATAG
- a CDS encoding CZB domain-containing protein, whose product MAFKQWLIEFLNGTPEDQKDRASTPPPVADLLEEEAAGLNFRTAIEAHQKWKAHLQALIVDDLLDDLSVEDVSRDDRCTLGMWIHGAGKKRFGRDILFKALEKNHAHFHICAGQVLKTALAGNKDDAQAALKTGDFARASQTIILSLAQMYNKAAEPHSKPNK is encoded by the coding sequence ATGGCTTTCAAACAATGGCTCATCGAATTTCTCAACGGCACGCCCGAAGATCAGAAGGATCGGGCCTCGACTCCACCGCCCGTGGCCGATCTCTTAGAGGAAGAGGCCGCCGGCCTCAATTTTCGTACCGCGATCGAAGCGCATCAAAAATGGAAAGCCCACTTACAGGCTCTGATCGTTGATGACCTGCTTGACGATCTCTCTGTCGAGGACGTCTCGCGGGATGATCGCTGTACGCTAGGCATGTGGATTCATGGAGCCGGCAAGAAACGATTTGGCCGGGACATTCTCTTTAAAGCGCTTGAAAAAAATCACGCCCATTTCCATATCTGCGCCGGCCAAGTTCTGAAAACCGCCTTGGCCGGCAATAAGGACGACGCGCAAGCGGCCCTTAAAACCGGCGATTTCGCGCGGGCGTCGCAGACCATTATCCTGAGCCTCGCTCAGATGTATAACAAAGCGGCCGAACCGCATTCCAAGCCCAACAAGTGA
- the tatC gene encoding twin-arginine translocase subunit TatC produces the protein MTDVDREQPLVSHLLELRTRLIRIASGILLVFVGLSPFSNPIYTALAKPLTRYMPAQSSMIAIDVLSPFLTPLKFTLILAVFITVPWTFYQIWAFVAPGLYQREKRMVLPILLSSTLLFYCGMAFAYFGIMPVFFYFITHTAPEGVAIMTDINRYLDFVMMMFFAFGVAFEVPVATVILALAGILTPEAMAAKRSYVIVGVFVIGMLLMPDVISQTLLAMPMWLLFEAGIYISRLLLRRQEAPMATAAGGKQE, from the coding sequence GTGACCGACGTCGACCGCGAGCAGCCGCTCGTCAGCCATCTCCTTGAATTACGCACCCGCTTGATCCGCATCGCGAGCGGCATCCTGTTGGTGTTCGTGGGCCTGTCGCCGTTCTCCAATCCGATCTATACCGCGCTCGCCAAGCCGTTGACCCGCTATATGCCGGCGCAGAGCAGCATGATCGCCATCGATGTGCTATCGCCGTTTCTGACCCCGCTCAAGTTCACGTTGATTTTGGCGGTCTTTATCACCGTGCCGTGGACGTTTTATCAGATCTGGGCGTTCGTGGCGCCGGGGCTGTATCAGCGCGAGAAGCGCATGGTGCTGCCGATTTTGCTGTCGAGCACGCTGTTGTTTTATTGCGGGATGGCGTTCGCTTACTTTGGAATCATGCCGGTCTTCTTCTACTTCATCACTCACACCGCGCCAGAAGGCGTGGCGATCATGACCGATATCAACCGCTATCTCGATTTCGTGATGATGATGTTCTTCGCGTTTGGGGTGGCGTTCGAGGTGCCGGTCGCGACCGTGATTCTAGCCTTGGCCGGCATTCTCACCCCGGAGGCGATGGCCGCCAAGCGATCCTATGTGATCGTCGGCGTGTTCGTCATCGGGATGCTGCTGATGCCCGATGTGATTTCGCAAACGCTGCTGGCGATGCCGATGTGGCTGTTATTTGAAGCGGGCATCTATATTTCGCGCCTGCTGCTGCGGCGTCAGGAGGCTCCGATGGCCACAGCCGCCGGCGGGAAGCAGGAATGA
- the tatB gene encoding twin-arginine translocase subunit TatB has product MFEMGFWELVMVAVVALIVVGPEKLPGLARTAGFWLGKARRMVADVKAEVDRELQLDELKQSFRQQANLGGLKELSEQVKSLERDIQAEFNDPGPPPGWRPSLPTDPPPEAIPSPAPAAAAPIPAPVQLAKNDPKRVDSPTPSLPPADPSS; this is encoded by the coding sequence ATGTTTGAAATGGGGTTCTGGGAGCTGGTCATGGTCGCCGTGGTGGCTTTGATCGTGGTCGGTCCCGAAAAGCTGCCGGGCTTGGCGCGTACCGCCGGCTTTTGGTTGGGCAAGGCGCGACGGATGGTCGCCGACGTCAAGGCGGAAGTGGATCGCGAGTTGCAGTTGGACGAACTCAAGCAATCGTTTCGCCAGCAGGCCAATCTCGGTGGCTTGAAAGAGTTGTCCGAGCAAGTCAAATCCTTGGAGCGCGACATTCAAGCGGAATTCAACGACCCTGGCCCGCCGCCCGGCTGGCGGCCGAGCTTGCCGACCGATCCGCCGCCTGAGGCCATCCCCAGTCCGGCGCCAGCGGCCGCTGCCCCAATTCCCGCACCTGTTCAATTGGCCAAGAACGATCCAAAACGGGTCGACTCGCCCACACCCTCATTACCGCCCGCCGATCCAAGCTCGTGA
- the tatA gene encoding twin-arginine translocase TatA/TatE family subunit encodes MHFSIWELLLILVIVLVLFGGSRLRNLGSDLGSAIRGFRDSMKEGGKPETAEEDPKKLEQDAVFQERVETVATTRDPLAKDREKV; translated from the coding sequence ATGCATTTTAGTATTTGGGAATTACTGCTGATTTTGGTCATCGTGCTGGTGCTGTTCGGCGGTAGCCGGTTGCGCAATTTAGGTTCGGATTTGGGTTCGGCGATTCGTGGCTTCCGCGATTCCATGAAGGAAGGCGGCAAACCGGAAACAGCCGAGGAAGACCCCAAGAAGCTTGAACAGGACGCCGTTTTTCAGGAGCGCGTCGAAACCGTCGCGACAACGCGCGATCCGCTGGCCAAGGATCGCGAAAAGGTCTGA
- a CDS encoding phosphoribosyl-ATP diphosphatase, protein MSDQILRELAATLEARKHADPDSSYVARLYAKGLDAILKKVGEEAAETLLAAKNGDAQHLVHETADLWFHTLVMLAHQGLGPDAVLSELHRRFGTSGLTEKAGRVTG, encoded by the coding sequence ATGAGCGATCAGATTCTGCGCGAGCTGGCGGCGACCTTGGAAGCGCGCAAGCACGCCGATCCCGACAGTTCCTACGTCGCTCGCCTGTACGCCAAGGGCTTGGACGCCATCCTCAAGAAAGTCGGTGAAGAAGCCGCCGAAACCCTGTTGGCCGCCAAGAACGGCGATGCTCAACACTTGGTGCATGAAACCGCCGATTTGTGGTTTCATACGCTGGTCATGCTGGCGCATCAGGGGCTTGGCCCCGATGCGGTGTTGAGCGAATTGCACCGCCGCTTCGGTACCTCCGGTCTGACCGAAAAAGCCGGCCGCGTCACCGGCTGA
- the hisI gene encoding phosphoribosyl-AMP cyclohydrolase, whose protein sequence is MNDDWLERIKWTADGLVPAIAQDADSGRVLMMAWMNRESLQRTVECGEAVYWSRSRKALWHKGETSGNTQKVKSLRMDCDHDVLLLEIEQIGGIACHTGRQRCFFEEFRDGAWVVTDPVLKDPREMYGA, encoded by the coding sequence ATGAACGACGATTGGTTGGAACGCATCAAATGGACGGCGGACGGTTTGGTTCCCGCCATCGCCCAGGACGCTGACAGCGGCCGGGTGCTGATGATGGCCTGGATGAATCGGGAATCCTTGCAACGGACGGTGGAATGCGGTGAGGCGGTGTACTGGTCGCGCTCTCGCAAAGCGCTGTGGCACAAGGGGGAAACGTCCGGCAACACGCAGAAGGTCAAAAGCCTCCGGATGGATTGCGACCATGACGTATTGCTGTTGGAAATCGAACAAATCGGCGGCATCGCTTGTCATACCGGTCGACAACGCTGCTTTTTCGAGGAGTTTCGCGACGGCGCATGGGTGGTCACCGATCCGGTCTTGAAAGACCCGCGCGAGATGTACGGCGCATGA
- the hisF gene encoding imidazole glycerol phosphate synthase subunit HisF, protein MGLAKRIIPCLDVDRGRVVKGVKFVEIRDAGDPVEIARRYDQQGADEITFLDITASSDDRETMVHVVEQVAGEVFIPLTVGGGIRTLDDVRRMLNAGADKVSINTAAIARPEFVRDAAERFGNQCIVVAIDAKAVHQDGETPRWEIFTHGGRKPTGIDAVGWARRMNAYGAGEILLTSMDRDGTKRGFNLELTRAVSEAVSIPVIASGGVGTLDHLADGILLGKADAVLAASIFHFAEYTIEQAKRHLQARGIEVRL, encoded by the coding sequence ATGGGGCTGGCGAAACGCATCATTCCCTGTCTGGACGTGGACCGGGGCCGAGTGGTCAAGGGCGTCAAGTTCGTGGAAATCCGCGACGCCGGCGATCCGGTGGAAATCGCCCGCCGCTACGACCAGCAGGGTGCGGACGAGATCACCTTCCTCGACATTACCGCCAGCTCCGACGACCGCGAAACCATGGTGCACGTGGTCGAGCAGGTTGCCGGTGAGGTCTTCATCCCGCTGACCGTGGGCGGCGGTATCCGCACCTTGGACGATGTGCGGCGGATGTTGAACGCTGGCGCCGACAAGGTGTCGATCAATACCGCCGCCATCGCCCGACCCGAATTCGTGCGCGACGCCGCCGAGCGCTTTGGCAACCAGTGCATCGTGGTCGCCATCGACGCCAAGGCGGTGCATCAGGACGGCGAGACGCCGCGCTGGGAAATCTTCACCCACGGCGGACGCAAGCCGACCGGCATCGACGCGGTGGGCTGGGCGCGGCGGATGAACGCTTACGGGGCCGGTGAAATCTTGCTGACCAGCATGGATCGCGACGGCACCAAGCGCGGTTTCAATTTGGAACTGACCCGCGCTGTCAGCGAGGCGGTCAGCATTCCGGTGATCGCCTCCGGCGGCGTCGGCACGCTCGATCACCTGGCGGACGGCATCCTGCTCGGCAAGGCCGACGCGGTGCTGGCGGCCAGCATCTTTCACTTTGCCGAATACACCATCGAACAAGCCAAGCGCCACCTGCAAGCGCGCGGCATTGAAGTGAGACTATGA
- the hisA gene encoding 1-(5-phosphoribosyl)-5-[(5-phosphoribosylamino)methylideneamino]imidazole-4-carboxamide isomerase, whose amino-acid sequence MLLIPAIDLKDGKCVRLRQGRMEDSTVFSDDPVAMAARWVEAGARRLHLVDLNGAFAGQPVNAQVIRRIVAAFPELPVQVGGGIRDEQTVEAYLDAGVQFVIVGTKAVQDPHFVSDLCLEYPGHIIVGLDAKDGRVAVNGWSKLSKHNVIDLAQIFERYGVEAIVYTDISRDGMMQGVNVGATVRLAQAVSIPVIASGGVSTLDDVKALCAVEKEGITGAIIGRALYDGAIDLAAAQQIAAGESA is encoded by the coding sequence ATGTTGCTGATACCCGCGATTGATTTGAAGGACGGTAAGTGCGTCCGGCTACGCCAGGGCCGCATGGAAGATTCGACGGTTTTTTCCGATGACCCGGTGGCGATGGCCGCGCGCTGGGTGGAGGCGGGCGCCCGCCGCTTGCATCTGGTGGATTTGAACGGGGCCTTCGCCGGCCAACCGGTCAACGCTCAAGTGATCCGCCGCATCGTCGCGGCGTTTCCCGAACTGCCGGTTCAGGTCGGCGGCGGCATCCGCGACGAGCAAACCGTGGAAGCGTATCTCGACGCCGGCGTCCAGTTCGTCATCGTCGGCACCAAGGCGGTGCAAGACCCGCATTTCGTCAGCGATCTGTGCCTGGAGTATCCCGGCCACATCATCGTCGGATTGGACGCCAAGGACGGACGGGTGGCGGTCAACGGCTGGTCCAAACTGTCCAAGCACAACGTGATCGATCTGGCGCAGATTTTCGAGCGTTACGGGGTCGAGGCCATCGTCTACACCGACATCAGCCGCGATGGCATGATGCAAGGCGTCAACGTCGGGGCGACGGTCCGGCTGGCGCAGGCCGTCAGCATTCCGGTCATCGCTTCCGGCGGCGTCAGCACCCTGGACGATGTGAAGGCGTTGTGCGCGGTCGAAAAAGAAGGCATCACGGGCGCGATCATCGGTCGGGCGCTGTATGATGGCGCCATCGACCTCGCCGCCGCCCAGCAGATCGCCGCCGGGGAGAGCGCTTGA
- the hisH gene encoding imidazole glycerol phosphate synthase subunit HisH, with translation MTHIAIIDYGMGNLRSVAKALEHVAPGARISVTQERRDILRADRVVFPGQGSIRDCMRELARWELLDVVRESALGKPFLGLCLGPQALLSFSEENGGIDCLGVLPGRVVWFGDLRDPDSGERLKVPHMGWNQVHQLGEHPLWRGIPQDSRFYFVHSYYLQPEDAALVTGRTEYGFGFASAIARDNMFAVQFHPEKSAQAGLRLLANFAGWNP, from the coding sequence ATGACTCACATCGCGATCATCGACTACGGCATGGGCAATTTGCGCTCCGTCGCCAAAGCGCTCGAGCACGTCGCCCCCGGCGCGCGGATCAGCGTCACCCAGGAGCGCCGCGACATCTTGCGGGCCGACCGGGTGGTGTTCCCCGGCCAAGGCTCGATCCGCGACTGTATGCGGGAACTGGCGCGCTGGGAGTTGCTCGACGTGGTCCGTGAAAGCGCGCTGGGCAAGCCGTTTCTCGGCCTGTGCCTGGGACCGCAGGCGCTGTTGAGCTTCAGTGAGGAGAACGGCGGCATCGACTGCCTGGGCGTATTGCCGGGGCGGGTGGTGTGGTTTGGCGATTTGCGCGATCCCGACTCCGGCGAACGGCTCAAGGTGCCGCACATGGGCTGGAACCAGGTCCATCAGCTGGGCGAGCATCCGCTCTGGCGGGGCATTCCCCAGGACAGCCGCTTCTATTTCGTTCACAGCTACTATCTGCAACCCGAGGACGCCGCGCTGGTGACGGGTCGAACCGAGTATGGCTTCGGTTTTGCATCAGCCATCGCGCGCGACAACATGTTCGCCGTGCAATTCCATCCCGAAAAAAGCGCGCAGGCGGGATTGCGCCTGCTAGCTAATTTTGCGGGTTGGAACCCCTGA
- the hisB gene encoding imidazoleglycerol-phosphate dehydratase HisB, translating to MSARIATVKRDTLETQIQVRVDLDGTGSASFVSGLPFLDHMLDQIARHGLIDLNIEARGDLHIDAHHTVEDIGITLGQAVGQALGDKRGIRRYGHAYVPLDEALSRVVLDCSGRPGLEYDVGFPRARIGEFDVDLFREFFQGFVNHALVTLHIDNLRGRNAHHIAETVFKAFGRALRMAVEPDPRTAGVPSTKGSL from the coding sequence ATGTCGGCACGCATCGCAACGGTCAAGCGCGATACCCTCGAAACCCAGATTCAGGTGCGGGTCGACTTGGACGGTACTGGAAGTGCCAGCTTCGTCAGCGGCTTGCCCTTTCTCGATCACATGCTCGATCAAATTGCCCGCCACGGCCTGATCGATCTGAACATCGAAGCGCGCGGCGATCTGCACATCGACGCCCATCACACGGTCGAGGATATCGGCATCACCTTGGGGCAGGCGGTCGGACAGGCCCTGGGCGACAAGCGCGGCATCCGCCGTTACGGACATGCTTACGTGCCGCTGGATGAGGCGCTTTCCAGAGTGGTGCTGGATTGCTCCGGGCGGCCGGGTCTGGAGTACGATGTCGGATTCCCGCGCGCGCGCATCGGCGAGTTCGATGTGGATTTGTTCCGCGAGTTCTTCCAGGGCTTCGTCAATCATGCGCTGGTGACGTTGCACATCGATAACCTGCGCGGCCGCAACGCCCATCACATCGCCGAAACCGTATTCAAAGCCTTCGGTCGCGCGCTGCGGATGGCGGTCGAGCCCGACCCGCGCACCGCCGGCGTGCCGTCCACCAAAGGCAGCCTGTAA